A genomic stretch from Octopus bimaculoides isolate UCB-OBI-ISO-001 chromosome 15, ASM119413v2, whole genome shotgun sequence includes:
- the LOC106871054 gene encoding sorting nexin-24 → MIRVSIPSFRKVEGENDRSYTVFYVQVWMSGRYNSVERRYTEFEDLHKQLKKLIATPEFPPKKMLKWNHKVLEQRRQRLQLYIQTVCQTTSSNGYIPPALFNFLELEPYEPGFESVDHMLQEPVLCSHKPMVKFEEDAFLYDTNKTLLPDTIISGVHLGLYSTEHDATVR, encoded by the exons ATGATACGAGTTTCAATCCCCAGTTTTCGTAAAGTCGAAGGTGAAAATGACAGAAGCTACACG GTATTTTATGTCCAAGTATGGATGTCTGGAAGATATAATTCGGTCGAAAGACGCTATACTGAATTTGAAGATCTGCACAAACAG CTAAAGAAACTGATTGCTACTCCAGAATTCCCTCCAAAGAAGATGTTAAAATGGAACCACAAAGTGTTGGAACAAAGAAGGCAGCGTCTTCAACTTTACATCCAG ACTGTATGTCAAACCACCAGCAGCAATGGTTACATTCCTCCGGCATTGTTCAATTTCTTAGAACTGGAGCCATATGAACCCGGCTTTGA GTCTGTGGACCATATGCTCCAGGAACCTGTCCTATGTTCCCACAAACCAATGGTCAAGTTTGAAGAAGATGCCTTTCTGTACGACACTAACAAAA cGTTGCTTCCAGATACCATTATCTCAGGTGTACATCTTGGACTATATTCCACTGAACACGATGCCACAGTTCGGTAG